The following are encoded together in the Leuconostoc mesenteroides subsp. mesenteroides ATCC 8293 genome:
- a CDS encoding LacI family DNA-binding transcriptional regulator: MTLSHVINHPDQVSPELMVRVQHAIKKRPLTICQIKSYGH; encoded by the coding sequence ATGACACTTAGCCATGTAATTAATCATCCAGATCAAGTATCACCTGAACTGATGGTGCGAGTACAACATGCAATAAAAAAAAGACCGTTGACTATCTGCCAAATCAAGTCGTACGGTCATTAG
- a CDS encoding pyridoxal phosphate-dependent aminotransferase, which yields MLAKRVDSLEASPTLAMGKKAKDMIADGIDVVNLSQGEPDFNTPDNIGRAARIAIKDHLTDSYTATNGLVELKNAVVAAAKRDYNVSLLTDQVVITTGAKLALYALMQILVDPGDLVITSAPFWVSYSEQVKLAGGSFKAIVSSDPQFKLTIDVLNKLEEKPKVVILNTPNNPSGAVYSKNELESIISWTKTNDVYLILDEIYGKLVYGDTVFHSGLSLESLVNSKMIIINGVSKAYAMTGWRIGWAIADVSITHAMTKILGHLTSNPTVVAQYAAIEALNGQQKSVETMRKSFESRLNFLYRDLSEIDNISIPFKPSGSFYIFFKIDSKFMKKNNFKNTNEISMALLSEEKLAIPSGEGFGMPGYLRLSYAKSEAELIEAVKRLKHFFS from the coding sequence ATGTTAGCAAAACGAGTCGACAGTTTAGAAGCGTCTCCAACGTTGGCAATGGGAAAAAAAGCTAAGGACATGATTGCTGATGGCATTGATGTCGTTAATTTAAGTCAAGGTGAGCCAGATTTTAATACACCTGACAATATTGGCAGAGCGGCACGGATTGCTATCAAAGATCACCTGACTGATTCCTATACAGCTACAAATGGATTAGTTGAACTCAAAAATGCTGTGGTCGCTGCAGCAAAAAGAGATTACAATGTTTCCTTATTAACCGATCAAGTTGTGATTACGACTGGCGCAAAACTTGCCCTGTATGCATTGATGCAAATATTAGTTGATCCCGGAGACCTAGTTATAACTTCTGCCCCTTTTTGGGTTAGCTATTCAGAACAGGTCAAATTAGCCGGGGGATCTTTTAAAGCTATTGTTTCTTCTGATCCACAATTCAAGTTAACAATAGATGTTCTTAACAAATTAGAAGAAAAGCCTAAAGTAGTTATACTAAATACACCCAACAACCCAAGTGGCGCTGTTTACTCAAAGAATGAATTAGAATCAATTATTTCGTGGACAAAGACTAATGACGTATATCTAATTCTAGATGAAATTTATGGCAAATTAGTTTATGGCGACACAGTATTTCATTCTGGATTGTCACTAGAATCTCTTGTAAACAGTAAAATGATTATTATTAATGGCGTTTCTAAAGCATATGCGATGACTGGATGGCGTATTGGTTGGGCAATTGCTGATGTTTCTATAACGCATGCAATGACTAAAATATTAGGACACTTGACCTCAAATCCAACTGTAGTAGCACAGTATGCAGCAATTGAAGCATTGAACGGGCAACAAAAAAGTGTCGAAACAATGAGAAAATCGTTTGAAAGTAGACTAAATTTTTTGTATCGGGATTTGTCTGAAATTGATAATATCAGCATACCTTTTAAACCATCTGGATCATTTTATATTTTTTTCAAAATTGATAGTAAATTTATGAAAAAGAATAATTTTAAAAATACCAACGAAATCTCAATGGCACTGCTATCTGAGGAAAAACTAGCTATTCCTTCGGGTGAGGGATTTGGAATGCCCGGTTACCTTCGATTAAGTTATGCCAAATCAGAAGCCGAATTAATTGAAGCGGTTAAACGATTAAAACACTTTTTTAGCTAA
- the pxpB gene encoding 5-oxoprolinase subunit PxpB, which produces MNSKVIFSGDTSINVVFENVVSEKISNQVLSIAKLVERQHINGLVDIIPAYREVTFVFDPLVLDIASFKHFLEKQLNKMDGEIVDKNGRHYDIPVLYNDEVGLDLLEVAKYHGLSLEEVIHLHTAQAYRIYMLGFLPGFAYLGGLDAKLHTPRKNTPRLRIPAGSIAIGGEQTGYYPVDSPGGWQIIGQTPLVMFDSNRPEIKLHAGDRMKFYAIDKLEFQKLKGTHFDDFVSKEKTL; this is translated from the coding sequence ATGAATTCAAAAGTTATTTTTTCTGGTGACACAAGTATTAACGTTGTATTTGAAAATGTTGTTTCAGAAAAAATTAGCAATCAAGTACTATCGATAGCTAAATTAGTAGAGAGGCAACATATAAATGGGTTGGTGGATATTATACCCGCTTATCGAGAAGTTACATTTGTTTTTGATCCACTTGTTCTAGATATTGCATCATTTAAGCATTTTTTAGAAAAGCAATTAAACAAAATGGATGGTGAAATAGTTGATAAAAACGGAAGACACTATGATATACCTGTACTTTATAATGATGAAGTGGGATTAGATTTGCTAGAGGTTGCTAAATATCATGGGTTATCTCTAGAAGAAGTAATTCATCTTCATACGGCACAAGCATATAGAATTTATATGTTAGGATTTTTACCCGGTTTTGCATATCTTGGTGGCTTAGATGCAAAGCTTCATACACCTCGTAAAAATACACCAAGACTAAGAATTCCTGCTGGTTCTATTGCTATTGGTGGGGAACAAACAGGATATTATCCTGTTGACTCTCCGGGCGGTTGGCAGATTATTGGTCAAACACCATTAGTTATGTTTGATTCGAATCGACCTGAAATAAAACTTCATGCTGGAGACAGGATGAAGTTTTATGCAATAGATAAGCTTGAATTCCAAAAATTGAAAGGTACGCATTTTGATGATTTTGTTTCTAAGGAGAAAACGCTATGA
- a CDS encoding LamB/YcsF family protein, which yields MIKVDFNSDLGESFGNYKIGLDSEILHQVTSANVACGFHAGDASIMAQTVQLALDKGVAIGAHPGFPDLQGFGRRKIEMNTSDITDIVAYQVGALSAFTPDHKLHHVKAHGALYNMAAKDRLIADAVITGIKLVDPQTIVYGLANSELIKAAQNANMKFAQEVFADRNYQSDGSLVPRSQPNAVISNPAEAAQRALEMVEKKSVVSVTGEVVPLAVDSICVHGDNHSAVDLAIEIKKLLLENQVTVTNKIC from the coding sequence ATGATAAAAGTGGATTTTAACTCAGATTTAGGAGAAAGTTTTGGAAATTATAAAATTGGCCTAGACAGTGAAATTTTACATCAAGTTACTTCTGCAAATGTTGCTTGTGGATTTCACGCTGGTGATGCGTCAATTATGGCTCAGACTGTTCAACTAGCACTTGACAAAGGTGTTGCAATTGGAGCTCATCCAGGCTTTCCAGATTTACAGGGTTTTGGTCGACGTAAAATTGAGATGAATACATCAGACATCACGGATATAGTGGCTTACCAAGTTGGCGCTCTGTCTGCTTTCACCCCTGATCACAAATTGCATCACGTTAAAGCTCATGGTGCTTTATACAATATGGCAGCGAAAGATCGACTAATAGCTGATGCTGTAATAACTGGAATTAAGTTAGTTGATCCGCAAACAATTGTATATGGATTGGCCAACAGTGAATTAATTAAAGCAGCACAAAATGCCAATATGAAGTTCGCTCAAGAAGTATTTGCTGATAGAAATTACCAATCTGATGGGTCTCTTGTTCCACGGTCACAGCCAAACGCCGTTATTTCAAATCCAGCGGAAGCTGCTCAGCGAGCCCTTGAAATGGTGGAAAAAAAATCCGTCGTGTCTGTTACCGGGGAGGTTGTGCCTCTAGCGGTGGATTCTATTTGTGTTCATGGTGACAACCACTCTGCTGTGGACTTGGCCATAGAGATTAAAAAACTGCTTCTTGAGAATCAAGTTACAGTGACCAATAAAATCTGTTAA
- a CDS encoding NRAMP family divalent metal transporter, with the protein MDQNKIKSNSELSINKRSARSVAMGAAFVMAMAAVGPGFLTQTATFTSQLGPSFGFAILITILIDIVVQMNIWRIITVSGKHAQQIANDIFPGLGYFLTFLIVVGGFFFNIGNVAGAGLGLNVLFGISAENGAVIAAVLAIIVFVVRNALLVMDRTVQVLAVVKIAVLIYILSVTTVPVSSAIKHTFLPSNIDFYSIVTIVGGTVGGYISFAGGHRLLEGGVHGQKGLKYVNEGALSGIGIASVIRVMLFLAGLAVVMAGHKLDPLNPAADIFKIAAGNFGYKFFGLLLFAAGMTSILGSTFTSVSFMNYSHSPEGAVKFQKYRPYLVIGFIAVSTLVFYIVGKPAQILVVVGAINGLILPIALAILLIGAYKNKIMGTDYKHPILLSIFGWIVVLFMAFAGIETLIHTL; encoded by the coding sequence ATGGATCAAAACAAAATAAAAAGCAACTCAGAGTTGTCAATTAATAAAAGAAGCGCACGTTCTGTTGCGATGGGAGCAGCATTTGTCATGGCAATGGCTGCTGTTGGCCCAGGATTTTTAACACAAACAGCGACCTTTACAAGTCAATTAGGACCGAGCTTTGGGTTCGCAATTTTAATAACAATTTTGATTGACATTGTTGTGCAAATGAATATTTGGAGAATTATTACTGTATCTGGAAAACATGCGCAACAAATTGCTAATGATATTTTCCCTGGATTAGGCTACTTTTTAACTTTTTTAATTGTGGTCGGTGGTTTCTTTTTTAATATTGGAAATGTTGCTGGAGCAGGACTTGGTTTAAATGTTTTGTTTGGTATATCAGCCGAAAACGGAGCTGTCATTGCTGCCGTTTTGGCAATAATTGTATTTGTTGTCAGAAATGCATTGCTAGTAATGGATCGCACAGTACAAGTGCTAGCTGTCGTAAAAATTGCAGTTTTAATTTATATTTTGTCTGTTACTACTGTCCCTGTTAGTTCAGCAATCAAACATACCTTTTTACCAAGTAATATAGATTTTTATTCGATAGTAACTATTGTTGGTGGTACAGTAGGGGGCTACATTTCTTTCGCAGGTGGTCACCGTTTGTTAGAGGGTGGAGTGCATGGACAAAAAGGATTGAAATACGTAAATGAGGGCGCGCTTTCAGGAATTGGAATTGCATCAGTAATTCGTGTCATGTTATTTTTAGCCGGGCTGGCAGTCGTAATGGCTGGTCATAAGTTAGATCCCTTGAATCCAGCAGCTGATATTTTTAAAATTGCAGCTGGAAACTTTGGTTATAAGTTCTTTGGTTTACTGTTGTTCGCTGCTGGCATGACTTCCATTCTCGGATCGACATTCACATCAGTGTCATTTATGAATTATTCACACTCTCCTGAGGGTGCCGTAAAATTTCAAAAGTACCGTCCATACCTTGTCATTGGTTTCATTGCTGTTTCAACCTTAGTATTTTACATTGTAGGTAAGCCCGCTCAAATTTTAGTTGTAGTTGGTGCGATTAATGGGCTAATTTTACCTATTGCTTTGGCCATTTTATTGATTGGGGCATATAAAAACAAAATTATGGGTACTGATTATAAGCATCCCATACTACTAAGCATTTTTGGCTGGATTGTGGTCCTATTCATGGCATTTGCTGGCATCGAAACGCTCATTCATACATTATAA
- a CDS encoding IS3 family transposase yields MSFEYSSKHYYQWKNWHPSQQETRRNALKTAIKAVYNTNRGIYGYRRIAVFLRFILNTEVGDRLVWGLMNEMSLKSRMVRKSYKKPTTTTDTPQKPNLMKNLDDLSGVLTTDITYIQLMNRNWVYLATVYDPEKRRVVSYGLSSEMTKEFATSVVVKALRANGKPKMIHSDMGSQYTSSLFEGTLQNAGIDQSRKGHPYDNARIESFHSLIKRELIYHEEYRTIDDVRSSVEWYVNWYNNERINSRTEWLQAA; encoded by the coding sequence ATCAGCTTTGAATATAGCTCGAAGCACTATTATCAATGGAAAAATTGGCATCCCAGCCAACAAGAGACGCGTCGCAACGCTCTAAAAACGGCAATCAAAGCCGTCTACAACACCAATCGTGGGATCTATGGCTACCGACGCATCGCCGTATTTTTACGGTTCATTTTGAACACTGAAGTTGGTGATCGTTTGGTTTGGGGGCTCATGAATGAGATGAGCCTTAAATCTCGCATGGTCAGGAAGTCATATAAGAAGCCGACGACGACCACTGACACACCACAAAAGCCCAATCTCATGAAGAATTTGGATGATTTGAGTGGCGTTCTAACGACTGACATCACGTACATCCAGCTGATGAATAGAAACTGGGTTTACCTGGCGACGGTCTATGACCCAGAAAAACGCCGTGTTGTCTCATATGGACTGAGTTCAGAGATGACCAAAGAATTCGCAACATCTGTTGTCGTGAAAGCTCTAAGAGCCAACGGTAAACCAAAGATGATTCACAGCGACATGGGAAGCCAGTACACTTCAAGTCTGTTCGAAGGAACGTTGCAAAACGCTGGGATAGATCAGTCGCGTAAGGGGCATCCTTACGACAACGCACGTATCGAGAGCTTTCATTCGCTCATCAAGCGTGAGCTGATTTATCACGAAGAATACAGAACCATTGATGATGTCAGGTCATCTGTCGAATGGTATGTGAACTGGTACAACAACGAACGTATTAATTCACGCACTGAATGGCTTCAAGCCGCCTAG
- a CDS encoding biotin-dependent carboxyltransferase family protein yields MNTIKIITPGMLATVQDDGRIGHQGEGFLNSGVMDIFSYQIGNALVGNKSTDKPASIEFGVTGGKVKFSSSTIVAITGARVNAKLNDARVSQDIPILVNENDVLDFTQIIEGRFVYLSVAGGIQVPKVMGSHATTLAVNLGGFNGKRLKSGDVLNILDASQAFNYNTVKLLPKMPLNLISLIKTKKIRIVPGPEYDWFSEDEWQKLLNKPFHLGKHIDRMGYRIEGPMIIFKPENLLSEANMNGAIQISRDGQPIVLLADRATHGGYPVIAKVIISDLGTLAQWPQHKPIHFEKVSLNDAWLASAERAEVVQGIYKSKPWEILLHTRTMANKIKRFF; encoded by the coding sequence ATGAATACTATAAAAATCATAACACCTGGAATGCTAGCGACGGTTCAAGATGATGGTAGAATAGGTCACCAGGGTGAAGGGTTTTTGAATTCTGGCGTTATGGACATTTTTTCTTATCAGATTGGTAACGCACTTGTGGGTAATAAATCGACAGATAAACCTGCTAGTATTGAGTTTGGCGTAACTGGGGGTAAGGTAAAATTTTCGAGTAGCACTATTGTAGCTATAACTGGTGCACGTGTAAATGCAAAGCTAAATGATGCTAGGGTGAGTCAGGATATTCCAATTTTAGTCAATGAAAATGACGTATTGGACTTTACGCAAATTATAGAAGGACGATTTGTATATTTGAGTGTTGCTGGTGGTATTCAGGTGCCAAAAGTTATGGGATCGCATGCGACTACTTTGGCCGTTAATTTGGGTGGTTTTAATGGAAAAAGATTAAAAAGTGGTGATGTATTGAATATTTTAGACGCGTCTCAGGCTTTTAATTACAATACTGTGAAGCTATTACCAAAAATGCCATTAAACCTAATTAGTTTAATTAAGACAAAGAAAATTCGAATTGTGCCCGGTCCTGAATATGACTGGTTTTCGGAGGATGAATGGCAAAAACTATTAAATAAACCATTTCACTTAGGCAAGCATATTGACCGTATGGGATACCGCATAGAAGGGCCAATGATTATTTTTAAACCAGAAAATTTATTGTCAGAAGCCAATATGAATGGCGCAATTCAAATATCTCGCGACGGGCAACCAATTGTTTTATTAGCGGATCGCGCTACTCATGGAGGATATCCTGTCATTGCTAAGGTTATCATTAGTGATTTAGGTACACTTGCGCAATGGCCACAACATAAACCAATACATTTTGAAAAGGTGTCATTAAATGATGCTTGGTTGGCTTCAGCGGAGAGAGCTGAGGTAGTACAAGGTATCTATAAATCGAAGCCATGGGAAATTTTATTACATACTCGAACCATGGCGAATAAAATCAAACGTTTTTTTTAG